From Fulvivirga lutea:
ATTACTTAAAGGTGCCTTATTTTATGATTTTCAAAGAAGGGAAGAGTTCTGAAAAAAAACACCAAATATTATTTGGTTCGGAGAATTATTTAGCAACGCTTTTGGTTGTAGCAATATTATTATTCTTCTTCCGTCCGGACTGGTTGATGGGGTGGATTAATAATATTAACTTTGCATTTTAATCGGAGGCAATGAGCGACCAAATTAAACACGAGTGTGGTATAGCCATGATCAGGCTGAGAAAACCCTTAGCCTACTACATTGAAAAATATGGATCACCCACCTATGCTGTAAACAAAATGTATATTTTGATGGAGAAGCAACGTAACCGGGGCCAGGATGGCGTTGGGGTTGCTAACATCAAATTAAATCAGAAGCCTGGTTTAAGATATATCAGTCGTTACCGATCCGTTGAACACGATCCAATCAAATACATTTTCGAGAAAATTGGTCGTAAGTATCGTAAGGCAAGAAAAGAAGGTGGTGATGAAGGCTACAATGACGAGAACTGGTTAAAAGAGAATTGTGCTTTTACCGGTGAAGTCTGGTTAGGGCATTTGAGATATGGAACCCACGGGAAAAATAGCATTGAGAATTGCCATCCGTTTTTAAGGCAGAACAACTGGAGAAGTAGAAACCTGGTAGTTGCCGGTAATTTTAACATGACCAACGTTGACGAGCTTTTTGACATATTAGTGAAGCTTGGTCAGCACCCTAAGGAAAAGGTGGACACCGTTACGGTAATGGAAAAAATAGGCCATTTCCTTGACGAAGAGAATAACGAAATTTTTAGAAAGTATAAGGACAAGTATTCCAACAAAGAGATTACGGGTTTGATTGAGAGTGAGTTGGATCTTGTGAAGGTGTTAAGAAGAGCTTGTAAAGATTTTGATGGTGGTTATGTGATGGGTGGAATGGTCGGTCATGGAGATTCATTTGTAGCCCGTGACCCTTCAGGTATCAGACCTGCTTACTATTATGCAGATGATGAGGTAATTGTTGTTGCTTCTGAAAAGCCAGCGATTAAAACGGCCTTCGATATAGACTATCAAGACATTCAAGAGATTGAACCTGGGCATGCGTTAGTTATCAAGAAAAACGGAGAGTATGGCCAGCATCAATTCATTGAACCTAAGCCAAAGACATCTTGCAGTTTCGAAAGAATTTATTTTTCAAGAGGAACTGATCCCGATATTTACAACGAGCGAAAGGCACTTGGTAAGTTGCTAGTTCCGCAAGTGTTAAAGTCCATAAATTTTGATTTAAAGAATACAGTTTTCTCCTACATTCCTAACACTGCCGAAACTGCCTTTTTAGGTATGATGCATGGGCTAGAAGATTACCTATCGCAAAAGCAGAAAGAAGTTTTTATCGAAGGCAAACCGCATGTGGGTGAACTGGAAGATTTTCTATCATTCAGACCGAGGGTAGAGAAAATTGTTATTAAGGATGCCAAACTTCGTACGTTCATTACCGATGATACGCACCGTGACGAGATGGTTGCGCACGTGTACGACACCACCTATGAAGTAATTAGAAAAGGTGTTGATACATTGGTGATATTGGATGATTCAATTGTGCGGGGTACTACGCTGGAGAAAAGTATCCTTACCATGCTTAACAGGCTGGAACCGAAAAAAATCGTCATAGTATCATCAGCACCACAAATTCGCTTCCCTGATTGCTACGGTATTGATATGTCTAAAATAAGTGAATTCGTTGCCTTTAGAGCGGTAGTTCAGCTTTTGAAAGAACGCGGAAAGGACTACAAGTTAGACGAGGTGCGCGACAAATGTGCTTCTGCTTTGGTGAATAAGGAAGAAGTGAATTATGTAAATGAGTTATTTGATGAGTTTACATATGAAGAAATATCAGCTAAGATTGCTGAAATTGTGAAACCCGCAAATTCTACAGCAGAGGTGGAAGTAATCTACCAGACTGTAGAGAATCTACATGTGGCTTGTCCGAACCATAAAGGCGATTGGTACTTTACAGGTAACTTCCCAACACCGGGCGGTATGCGTGTGGCGAACCAGGCATTTGTGAATTACATGTCCGGGAAATTGGTGCGGGCTTACTAGGGCAGATAAAAATCGAAGACAATATTATTCATACATTTAAAATGCCCTTTGGGGCATTTTTCATATCCAATCTTTGAACAAGGCCTGCAATCAATTTTATTGTTTTCAAGAATAGTAAACTTAGTTCGGTAAGGGTACATTCCGAAAGAAGGAATAGTGTTCCCCCATATGCTAAATATTTCCTTTTTAAAGGCTGCTGCAATATGCATTAAGCCTGTGTCGTGCGTAAACACGTATTTTGCCTGTTTAATGATTGAAGCCGATTGGTTCAGGTTGTATTTGCCGCAGGCATTGTAGATAATCGATTTTTTATTTAGTTCTGTTAAGCCCTCCTCAAAAGGCTCCGACACTTTGGACTTAGTAAAGAATTTAACAATACTTTCACCGACAGCAGTATCTTCTTTGCCACCCAATAAAATGATTGGCTTGTTAATTTTATCACATAACTCAATCATTCGTTTTAGTGGCAAGCGCTTAGTTCCGTGCTGCGCACCTATGGCATAGGCTACATACTCTTTTCTGTGGGTTTCTGGCAACCAGTCTGTAGGAACTTCATCTTTTTCTGGAATAAAATAATCGAGCCCAAGTGTGTCCATTGAAATGTTGATAGGCGCTAAAGTTTCCATGTAACGCTCAACAATATGCTTATTGGGCAGCTGATTTATTTTGAGATTCACCATCAACCATTTGGCTCGATTCAACTTATCGAACGAATAGCTTTTTACGCCCAGCCTCTTTTTAATAATTAGAGTCCTGAGATTTTTATGCAGGTCTATGATCAAATCATACTTCTCATTCTTTAAACTTTTAATCGTTTCGTTTAAACTGTCATGTAATAGATGATATTTATCTATGTAAGGGTTGTGTTTTATTATCCCTTCGTAGCTTTTCTTAGTCAGATAATGAATCTCTGCGTCTGGCAGTTGGGTTTTTAAATTCCTAATGACAGGGGTGGTTAAAACAATATCTCCAATGGAGGAAAAACGAATGATTAAAATTTTATTCAATTCCATATAAACAATGCTCTCGCAGATGCATTAAAATGATGAATCCCCTTTATTGGGGGAATGATAAGTTGTAAATAAAATCAAATTTAGTGACGACCGACATGATAATTGATTTTATGTAAATTTAAAAAAATCGAATTGTCAAATTAGAAACAGAACAAAAATGAACTATTGGTTAATGAAATCGGAGCCCAACACGTATTCTTGGGATAACTTGGTAAAAGAT
This genomic window contains:
- a CDS encoding glycosyltransferase family 9 protein, producing MELNKILIIRFSSIGDIVLTTPVIRNLKTQLPDAEIHYLTKKSYEGIIKHNPYIDKYHLLHDSLNETIKSLKNEKYDLIIDLHKNLRTLIIKKRLGVKSYSFDKLNRAKWLMVNLKINQLPNKHIVERYMETLAPINISMDTLGLDYFIPEKDEVPTDWLPETHRKEYVAYAIGAQHGTKRLPLKRMIELCDKINKPIILLGGKEDTAVGESIVKFFTKSKVSEPFEEGLTELNKKSIIYNACGKYNLNQSASIIKQAKYVFTHDTGLMHIAAAFKKEIFSIWGNTIPSFGMYPYRTKFTILENNKIDCRPCSKIGYEKCPKGHFKCMNNIVFDFYLP
- a CDS encoding amidophosphoribosyltransferase encodes the protein MSDQIKHECGIAMIRLRKPLAYYIEKYGSPTYAVNKMYILMEKQRNRGQDGVGVANIKLNQKPGLRYISRYRSVEHDPIKYIFEKIGRKYRKARKEGGDEGYNDENWLKENCAFTGEVWLGHLRYGTHGKNSIENCHPFLRQNNWRSRNLVVAGNFNMTNVDELFDILVKLGQHPKEKVDTVTVMEKIGHFLDEENNEIFRKYKDKYSNKEITGLIESELDLVKVLRRACKDFDGGYVMGGMVGHGDSFVARDPSGIRPAYYYADDEVIVVASEKPAIKTAFDIDYQDIQEIEPGHALVIKKNGEYGQHQFIEPKPKTSCSFERIYFSRGTDPDIYNERKALGKLLVPQVLKSINFDLKNTVFSYIPNTAETAFLGMMHGLEDYLSQKQKEVFIEGKPHVGELEDFLSFRPRVEKIVIKDAKLRTFITDDTHRDEMVAHVYDTTYEVIRKGVDTLVILDDSIVRGTTLEKSILTMLNRLEPKKIVIVSSAPQIRFPDCYGIDMSKISEFVAFRAVVQLLKERGKDYKLDEVRDKCASALVNKEEVNYVNELFDEFTYEEISAKIAEIVKPANSTAEVEVIYQTVENLHVACPNHKGDWYFTGNFPTPGGMRVANQAFVNYMSGKLVRAY